One window from the genome of Streptomyces sp. WZ-12 encodes:
- a CDS encoding histidine phosphatase family protein produces the protein MARPRRIVLLRHGESVGNVDDTVYEREPDHALALTATGRSQAEAAGHRLRGLFGDERVSAYVSPYRRTHQTFRGLGLDPAKVRVREEPRLREQDWGNWQDRDDVRRQKAYRDAYGHFFYRFAQGESGADVYDRVGAFLESLWRSFEDPRHPPNVLIVTHGLTMRLFCMRWFHWSVADFESLSNPDNAEWRTLVLGPDGRYALDRPFDRWCEPEPYGVTG, from the coding sequence ATGGCACGGCCCCGACGCATCGTCCTGCTCCGCCACGGCGAGTCCGTGGGGAACGTCGACGACACCGTCTACGAGCGCGAGCCCGACCACGCCCTCGCCCTGACCGCGACCGGCCGGAGCCAGGCCGAGGCCGCCGGCCACCGGCTGCGCGGGCTGTTCGGCGACGAGCGCGTCTCCGCCTACGTCTCGCCGTACCGCCGCACCCACCAGACCTTCCGGGGTCTCGGCCTGGACCCCGCGAAGGTCCGGGTCCGCGAGGAGCCGCGACTGCGCGAACAGGACTGGGGCAACTGGCAGGACCGCGACGACGTCCGGCGCCAGAAGGCGTACCGCGACGCCTACGGCCACTTCTTCTACCGCTTCGCGCAGGGCGAGTCCGGCGCCGACGTCTACGACCGGGTCGGGGCCTTCCTGGAGAGCCTCTGGCGGAGCTTCGAGGACCCCCGCCACCCACCCAACGTCCTGATCGTCACGCACGGCCTCACCATGCGGCTGTTCTGCATGCGGTGGTTCCACTGGTCGGTCGCCGACTTCGAATCGCTGTCCAACCCGGACAACGCCGAATGGCGCACCCTGGTCCTCGGACCCGACGGCCGGTACGCCCTCGACCGCCCCTTCGACCGCTGGTGCGAGCCCGAGCCGTATGGCGTCACCGGTTAA
- a CDS encoding TetR-like C-terminal domain-containing protein translates to MTGDTEYPRAGSDAPAAASTPGTRRPGGRTARTRAAVRDAVLTGLTELGYPGLTVEYVAEHSGVHKTTLYRRWGDLEGLIADALDLAGEDSWRPPDTGSLEGDLRALAREAVDSFTDPAAGASGSAMIAAGFQSERAASALRAYYAERFARCEAMVERAVRRGELPSGEGTVVDAGALVRAVPAPLLFRLFVTREAVDEALAEQAAAAALAAAHAGVFTRDRSPGGAPNSPERTG, encoded by the coding sequence TTGACTGGTGACACCGAGTATCCGCGGGCCGGGAGCGACGCCCCGGCGGCCGCCTCCACCCCCGGCACCCGGCGCCCCGGCGGCCGTACGGCCCGCACCCGGGCCGCCGTCCGCGACGCCGTGCTGACCGGTCTCACCGAACTCGGCTATCCCGGCCTGACGGTCGAGTACGTCGCCGAGCACTCCGGGGTGCACAAGACCACGCTCTACCGCCGCTGGGGCGACCTGGAGGGGCTGATCGCCGACGCCCTGGACCTGGCGGGCGAGGACAGTTGGCGACCGCCCGACACCGGCTCTCTGGAGGGCGATCTGCGCGCCCTGGCCCGCGAGGCCGTCGACTCGTTCACCGACCCCGCGGCGGGCGCCTCCGGTTCCGCGATGATCGCGGCCGGCTTCCAGTCGGAGCGGGCGGCCTCGGCGCTGCGCGCCTACTACGCCGAGCGGTTCGCGCGCTGCGAGGCGATGGTGGAACGCGCCGTGCGGCGCGGGGAGTTGCCGAGCGGCGAGGGGACCGTCGTCGACGCCGGGGCGCTGGTCCGGGCCGTGCCCGCCCCGCTGCTCTTCCGGCTCTTCGTCACCCGGGAGGCGGTCGACGAGGCACTCGCCGAGCAGGCCGCCGCGGCGGCGCTGGCCGCGGCGCACGCGGGCGTCTTCACCCGTGACCGGTCCCCCGGTGGCGCGCCCAACTCCCCGGAGCGGACGGGCTGA
- a CDS encoding YdbC family protein, translated as MLVKWIRLTVVDRRGFERGQRKWAGLLGEPGFRGQAGGWSRSRPGVAHMVGFWESRAFYDSFMARSHDRLAAAQTGTYKDGQVRLFEHEFDVKVGFRPAFGDADVLRLAHCQVRPERVDHFVLMQEKVWNPAMAGSPGMLRGMVGRAPGEEFLVLSMWQSAAERGKYRPERVERLALRAQIAADVQAIAGDVVQLEPSWTV; from the coding sequence GTGCTCGTCAAGTGGATTCGCCTTACCGTCGTGGACCGCCGAGGGTTCGAACGGGGGCAGCGGAAATGGGCCGGGCTCCTGGGGGAGCCCGGTTTCCGGGGGCAGGCCGGGGGGTGGAGCCGGTCCCGACCCGGCGTGGCCCACATGGTCGGCTTCTGGGAGAGCCGGGCGTTCTACGACTCCTTCATGGCGCGCTCGCACGACCGGTTGGCGGCCGCTCAGACCGGTACCTACAAGGACGGCCAAGTGCGGCTGTTCGAGCACGAATTCGACGTGAAGGTGGGGTTCCGGCCGGCCTTCGGGGACGCGGACGTGCTGCGGCTGGCGCACTGCCAGGTGCGCCCGGAGCGGGTCGACCACTTCGTGCTCATGCAGGAGAAGGTCTGGAACCCGGCGATGGCCGGGTCGCCCGGCATGCTCCGGGGGATGGTCGGGCGGGCCCCGGGTGAGGAGTTCCTGGTCCTGTCCATGTGGCAGTCAGCGGCCGAGCGTGGCAAGTACCGCCCGGAGCGGGTGGAGCGGCTGGCGCTGCGGGCCCAGATAGCCGCCGACGTCCAGGCGATCGCGGGCGACGTGGTGCAGCTCGAACCCTCCTGGACGGTGTGA
- a CDS encoding TerD family protein: MNTFNKGIEKVVVALGWDPSPIGEPDIDLDIIAATYSADAPHGEPAYLVHFDSRSPDGTITLNRDSRTGQGFGDDEVLTLELSRVSERYSRVVVGVVIQQAHGRKVFGEVENTLVEVREGYGKLARNDFAGVEDATAAAVAEFVRDAHGEWRFQQVLRGFDTDPETFTRVMGN, from the coding sequence GTGAACACGTTCAACAAGGGCATCGAGAAGGTCGTGGTGGCGCTCGGCTGGGACCCCAGCCCCATCGGCGAGCCGGACATCGACCTGGACATCATCGCGGCGACGTACTCGGCGGATGCACCGCACGGCGAGCCGGCCTACCTGGTGCACTTCGACAGCCGGTCACCGGACGGAACCATCACCCTCAACCGGGACAGCCGCACCGGCCAAGGGTTCGGTGACGACGAGGTGTTGACGCTGGAGTTGAGCCGGGTGTCCGAGCGCTACTCCCGCGTCGTGGTGGGCGTGGTGATCCAACAGGCGCACGGCCGGAAGGTCTTCGGCGAGGTGGAGAACACCCTCGTCGAGGTCCGCGAGGGATACGGCAAGCTGGCGCGGAACGACTTCGCCGGAGTCGAGGACGCAACGGCGGCGGCGGTCGCCGAATTCGTCCGGGACGCCCACGGCGAATGGCGGTTCCAGCAGGTGCTGCGCGGGTTCGACACCGACCCGGAGACCTTCACCAGGGTGATGGGGAACTGA